One genomic segment of Parus major isolate Abel chromosome 10, Parus_major1.1, whole genome shotgun sequence includes these proteins:
- the LOC107209147 gene encoding peptidyl-prolyl cis-trans isomerase FKBP8-like yields MLGPSPGGSPERETGAGGRSRGPGRERRVRFRLPHTAIAVPSVREEERLFYRRLEAMAVPGPGGFGPLFASEGWSDLTEDRLLRKRVVRAGPGGPRPLPGQEVSVKVLGALEDGGLVERDPRLIFVPGHGDVVQVSPNRSAVQCRVDTTQPGTPTCQLRRARSQALELGVPTMQPGEVSFFLAAFPYAYGRPGREPDVPPEAPLLFEVTLLEVRDGPDPQPLPPSVRLRLGSQRRERGNFHFARGDFAAALRSYRLSLRALDGPTTGPPGPEEEEELREQRVKCLNNCAAAELKLGRAEEALAACEAALRIDPDNGRALLRRGQLLAEQGRDAEAALVLRRALELDPASKVIHTELSRLAKRQSPPSSTAPQNPRHDPMRPPSPTSPAPPAAEEAI; encoded by the exons ATGCTGGGCCCGTCGCCCGGCGGCTCCCCGGAGAGGGAAACGGGGGCCGGCGGCCGGTCGCGGGGGCccggccgggagcggcgggTGCGGTTCCGGCTGCCTCACACCGCCATCGCGGTGCCGTCGGTGCGCGAGGAGGAGCGGCTCTTTTACCGGCGGCTGGAGGCGATGGCAGTGCCGGGACCCGGCGGCTTCGGGCCGCTCTTCGCTTCCGAAGGCTGGAGCGACTTGACGG AGGACCGGCTGCTGCGGAAGCGCGTGgtgcgggccgggccgggcgggccgCGGCCGCTGCCGGGCCAGGAGGTGTCGGTGAAGGTGCTGGGCGCCTTGGAGGACGGCGGGCTGGTGGAGCGGGACCCGCGACTCATCTTCGTGCCGGGTCACGGGGATGTCGTGCAGGTGAGCCCGAACCGGTCCGCGGTTCAGTGCCGTGTGGACACAACGCAGCCCGGGACTCCGACCTGCCAGCTCCGCCGTGCTCGTTCacaggctctggagctgggcGTCCCCACCATGCAGCCCGGGGAGGTTTCCTTCTTCCTCGCCGCTTTCCCCTACGCCTATGGCCGCCCGGGCAG GGAGCCCGACGTACCGCCCGAGGCGCCGCTGCTGTTCGAGGTGACGCTGCTAGAGGTGCGGGACGGCCCCGACCCGCAGCCGCTGCCGCCCTCCGTCCGCCTGCGCCTGGGCTCGCAGCGCCGGGAGCGGGGCAACTTCCACTTCGCGAGGGGTGACTTCGCGGCGGCGCTGCGATCCTACCGGCTGTCCCTACGCGCCCTGGACGGCCCCACCACCG GTCCGCCTGGGCccgaggaggaagaggagctgcgGGAGCAGCGCGTGAAGTGTCTCAACAATTGCGCGGCCGCCGAGCTGAAGCTGGGGCGGGCGGAGGAGGCTTTGGCGGCCTGCGAGGCGGCCCTGCGGATCGACCCCGACAACGGTCGGGCGTTGCTCCGGCGCGGTCAG ctgctggcagagcagggccgGGACGCAGAGGCGGCGCTCGTCCTGAGGAGAGCCCTGGAACTGGACCCGGCCAGCAAG GTGATACACACCGAGCTCTCACGGCTGGCGAAGCGCCAGAGCCCCCCATCCAGCACTGCCCCGCAGAATCCCCGCCACGACCCGATGCGGCCGCCGAGCCCCAC ATCCCCCGCACCGCCCGCGGCGGAAGAAGCGATCTGA